The genomic window GACGGGCGCGGATAGACCCCGGTGTACGGCCCGGCGAGGGCCAGCGCCCCGGCCGGCACCCGGGTGCGGGGCGTGGCGCGGCGCGGGACGGCCAGGTGTCCGGGCAGCCCCGTGAGGTATCCGAAGCCGGGCGCGAAACCGCAGAAGGCGACCCGGAACTCCGTACCGGCGTGGATGCGCGGCACCTCCTCGACGGCCACACCCCACGCCTCGGCCACGTCGGCGAGGTCCGGGCCGTCGTAGACGACGGGTATCCCTACGGCCCCGGCGGCGCTCAGGTGCAGCGGGGGCACGGTCCACGAGCGCAGCCGCCCGGCCAGGTGCGGGTCGTCGACCCCGTCCAGGAGCACGGTCCGCGCGCCGGGGACGATCTCGCGCACGTCGGGGAGCTCCCCCGCGGACCTGCGGCGCAGCAGTTCCGCGTGGAAGGCCTCCGCGTCCTCGCCGGAGGCGAGCTCCACGAGCAGGGCGCGGGGGCCGGCGGCCAGCACCCGGACGCCGCTCACGCGAACGCCCGGACGGGGACGCCCGCTTCCTCCAGCGCCGCCCTGACCCGCCGGGCGAGCGCCGCCGCCCCCGGGGTGTCCCCGTGGACGCACAGCGACCGCGCGGCGACCGCTATGCGACTGCCGTCCACCCCGGTGACGGCCCGCTCCACGGCCATGCGGACACTCCGGCGCACCACCTCGTCCGCGTCGTGCACCACGGCGCCGTCCTCACCGCGCGGGACGAGCGTGCCCTGCGGGGTGTACGCGCGATCGGCGAAGGCTTCCGGGACGGGGGTCAGGCCTGCCGCCCCGGCGTGCGCGAGGAGCCGCGAACCGGGCAGTCCGAGCACCGCCGGGGAGCCGCCCGCGAGCACCACGCCCGCGACGACGGCGGCTGCCTGGGTGTCGTCCCGGACCACGCGGTTGTAGAGGGCCCCGTGCGGTTTGACGTACGACACCGAGGAGCCGGCCGCTTCCGCGAAGACCCGCAGGGCGCCGATCTGGTAGGCGATCTCGGCGGTGAGCTCGGCCGCCGGCACGTCCATGGCGCGCCGCCCGAATCCGGCCAGGTCGCGGTAGGAGACCTGGGCGCCGATGCGTACGCCCCGCTCGGTCGCCGTGTCGCAGACCCGCCGCATCACGGACGCGTCGCCCGCGTGGAAGCCGCACGCGACGTTGGCGCTGGTGACACACGTCAGCAGCGCCTCGTCCTCGGTGAGGGTCCAGCGGCCGAAGCCCTCGCCCAGGTCCGCGTTGAGGTCGATGGGATAGGTGGGTTCCGCCCGTTCCGTCACGGCCGCACGCTAGCGACCGGCCGCCCAGCGCGACAAGGTCCGGCCGCTCTACAGTCGCCGTATGACCGACGCCACCGCGCTCCGCACCCGCTGGCAGGACGCCCTCGTCGCCGTCCGGGGCGCCGCTCCCGGCCCCGACCCCCTGCCGTACGCCGACAACCTCCTGGGCCGCTGGGCGGAGCCCCAGCGGCGCTACCACACCACCGCCCACCTGACGCAGGTCCTGGACCGGGTCGACGCCCTGGCCGGCCATGCCGCCGACCCGGATGTGGTGCGCCTCGCCGTCTGGTTCCACGACGCGGTCTACCGGCCCGACCGCTCGGAGAACGAGGAACGCAGCGCGGCCCTCGCCGAGCGCGCCCTGCCCGAGGCCGGGCTCCCGGACGCGGTGACGGCGGAGGTCGCCCGCCTGGTCCGGCTCACGGTCACGCACGACCCGGCCCCGGGTGACACGAACGGCGAGGCGCTGTGCGACGCGGACCTCGCGATCCTGGCGGCGGCCCCCAAGGAGTACGCGGCGTACGCGGCCCAGGTCCGGGAGGAGTACGGCTTCGTCCCGGACGAGGCGTTCCGCGCGGGGAGGGCCGCCGTCCTGCGGCAACTGCTGGGACTGCCCCGGCTGTTCCGCACCCCGCTGGGGGCGGCGGAGTGGGAGCCGAGGGCCCGGCAGAACCTGACGACCGAGCTGGAGCTGCTCACGCGGTGAAGCGGAGGGGGCTTGCCCGCCCACTGGGACAGGGGAATGTCAGGGACGAGAACACCGTTGGCCACTGTCATGCCCGACTCCGTCTCCAGCCGTCCCCGCATGCCCATGGCCGTCTACATCCTCGGCCTCTCGGTGTTCGCTCTCGGTACCAGCGAGTTCATGCTGTCCGGGCTGTTGCCGCCCATCGCCGACGACATGAACGTGTCGATCCCGAAGGCCGGGCTCCTCATATCCGCCTTCGCGATCGGCATGGTGGTCGGCGCCCCTCTGCTGGCGGTCGCCACGCTGCGGCTGCCCCGTCGGACGACCCTCGTCGCGCTCATCTCGGTCTTCGGGCTGGGCCAGATCGCCGGCGCGCTGGCACCGACGTACGAGGTGCTGTTCGTCTCCCGCGTGGTGAGCGCGCTGGCGTGCGCCGGTTTCTGGGCGGTGGGCGCGGCGGTCGCGATCGCGATGGTGCCGGTGAACGCCCGCGCCAGAGCGATGGCCGTCATGATCGGCGGGCTGTCGATCGCCAATGTGCTGGGCGTGCCGCTGGGCGCGTTCCTCGGGGAGAACCTCGGCTGGCGGTCGGCGTTCTGGGCCGTGGGCGCCGCATCCGCCGTCGCCCTGGCCGGTGTCGTGACCCGCATTCCGCGCATTCCGCTGCCGGACGAGAAGCCGCAGCTCAGGCGGGAGGTAGCGATCTACCGGGACCGTCAGGTCTGGCTGTCGATCGTGATCACGGCGCTCGCGGCGGGCGGCGTGTTCTGCGCGTTCAGCTACCTGGCGCCGCTCCTGACGGACGTGGCGGGGCTCGGTTCGGGCTGGGTGCCGTGGGTGCTCGCCCTGTTCGGTCTCGGCGCGCTGATCGGCACGACGATCGGCGGCCGCGTCGCGGACGCCCACCTCTTCGGTGTACTGCTGAGCGGGATCACGGCCTCGACGGTCTTCCTGGCCGCGCTCGCCCTCTTCGCGTCGAACCAGGTCGCCGTGGTCGTCCTCGCGTTCCTGCTGGGCCTGTCGGCGTTCTACACGGCCCCGGCGCTCAACGCCCGGATGTTCAACGTGGCCGGTGTCGCACCCACGCTCGCCGGGGCGACGACCACGGCGGCCTTCAACCTGGGCAACACGAGCGGGCCGTGGCTGGGCGGCACGGTGATCGACGCCGACTTCGGGTTCCGCGCCACGGCCTGGGCGGGTGCCGCGATGCTGGTGGCCGGCCTGGTGACCGTGGTGGTCTCGATGCGGCTCCACAGCGGTACGCCTTCCAAGCGGATCGCGGGCGCACCGGCGCACGTCAGCCCGGAGCAGGACGCCCCTTCGGCCTCCGCAGGCCCGCTTCGGTGATGCGGCGCACGATCTCCTTCGACCCGACCTCCCGCGCCCCGGCGCGCACCGCGTCCGCGTAGCGCGCCTCGGGCACGTCGTAGTGGTCCCGCTCGAACGCGCGCGGCGGGCAGCCGATCGACGCGGCGAACGCGTGCAGTTCCTCGAACGAGACGTCGCTGACCAGGTGGGACCACAGCCGTCCGTGGCCGGGCCAGGTCGGCGGGTCGATGTAGACCGTCACCGGCCGAACACCCCGGCGAGATTGCCCACCGGCGCGACGGACACGGTCGCCTTCGTGCAGACCCAGTGCGGATCGGGGCCCAGTTCGGGCTCGACGTCCAGCGCGTGCGGGGCCTCCCCCGTGCACACGGGGCACAACGGCCAGCGGCCGTACTGTTCGAGGAGCGCGTCCTGGACGTCCTGGGCCACCAGCCCGGTGACGAAGGACGCCCCCTCGGGCCACTGCTCCACCCACCAGCGCCGGTGGGTCACCGCGTCCTCGACCATCGAGACCATCTGCGCCTCGGCGACGTCACCGGCGACCAGATCGGCCATCACGAGCGCACGCGCGGTGTGCAGCTCCTGCTCCAGGCTGTTCAACTCCATGCACCCATTGTCCCCCGCCGCGCAAACCCGCCCTTGGTCCTTCCGAAGCGGGGACGAAATGGGGGGTTGACGGGATTCCGTCCTGAAAATATCTTTCAAATGTGACCCATGACGTGAAGGAAAGTTTCACCGGCGAATCTCCGCCCGCGCCCGCGGCCCTCGCGGCCAAGGTGCGGACCCTCGCCCCGTCCATGACCCGTTCCATGCAGCGGGTCGCCGAAGCCGTCGCGGGGGACCCCGCCGGGTGCGCCGCCCTCACCGTCACCGGTCTCGCCGAGCTCACCGGCACGAGTGAGGCCACCGTCGTCCGCACGGCCCGTCTCCTCGGATACCCCGGATACCGGGACCTGCGCCTGGCACTCGCGGGGCTCGCCGCGCACCAGCA from Streptomyces sp. NBC_01341 includes these protein-coding regions:
- a CDS encoding 5-oxoprolinase subunit B family protein, with the protein product MSGVRVLAAGPRALLVELASGEDAEAFHAELLRRRSAGELPDVREIVPGARTVLLDGVDDPHLAGRLRSWTVPPLHLSAAGAVGIPVVYDGPDLADVAEAWGVAVEEVPRIHAGTEFRVAFCGFAPGFGYLTGLPGHLAVPRRATPRTRVPAGALALAGPYTGVYPRPSPGGWQLIGRMPGPEALWDPGREPAALFRPGTRVRFVAAGAGG
- a CDS encoding LamB/YcsF family protein, producing MDLNADLGEGFGRWTLTEDEALLTCVTSANVACGFHAGDASVMRRVCDTATERGVRIGAQVSYRDLAGFGRRAMDVPAAELTAEIAYQIGALRVFAEAAGSSVSYVKPHGALYNRVVRDDTQAAAVVAGVVLAGGSPAVLGLPGSRLLAHAGAAGLTPVPEAFADRAYTPQGTLVPRGEDGAVVHDADEVVRRSVRMAVERAVTGVDGSRIAVAARSLCVHGDTPGAAALARRVRAALEEAGVPVRAFA
- a CDS encoding HD domain-containing protein, yielding MTDATALRTRWQDALVAVRGAAPGPDPLPYADNLLGRWAEPQRRYHTTAHLTQVLDRVDALAGHAADPDVVRLAVWFHDAVYRPDRSENEERSAALAERALPEAGLPDAVTAEVARLVRLTVTHDPAPGDTNGEALCDADLAILAAAPKEYAAYAAQVREEYGFVPDEAFRAGRAAVLRQLLGLPRLFRTPLGAAEWEPRARQNLTTELELLTR
- a CDS encoding Cmx/CmrA family chloramphenicol efflux MFS transporter: MPMAVYILGLSVFALGTSEFMLSGLLPPIADDMNVSIPKAGLLISAFAIGMVVGAPLLAVATLRLPRRTTLVALISVFGLGQIAGALAPTYEVLFVSRVVSALACAGFWAVGAAVAIAMVPVNARARAMAVMIGGLSIANVLGVPLGAFLGENLGWRSAFWAVGAASAVALAGVVTRIPRIPLPDEKPQLRREVAIYRDRQVWLSIVITALAAGGVFCAFSYLAPLLTDVAGLGSGWVPWVLALFGLGALIGTTIGGRVADAHLFGVLLSGITASTVFLAALALFASNQVAVVVLAFLLGLSAFYTAPALNARMFNVAGVAPTLAGATTTAAFNLGNTSGPWLGGTVIDADFGFRATAWAGAAMLVAGLVTVVVSMRLHSGTPSKRIAGAPAHVSPEQDAPSASAGPLR
- a CDS encoding DUF4031 domain-containing protein — its product is MTVYIDPPTWPGHGRLWSHLVSDVSFEELHAFAASIGCPPRAFERDHYDVPEARYADAVRAGAREVGSKEIVRRITEAGLRRPKGRPAPG